gaggctaacttggtgctaaattgggaaaagtgtcattttatggtgagagagggAATCGTTCTAAGGCATAAGATTTCATATGCAGGGATGAAAGTCgatagagctaaaatagaaacaatatCTAAGCTACCACTCCCTAGTTCTGTTAAGGCTGTTAGGAGTTTCTTAGGCCATGCTGGGTTCTATAGAAGATTTATTACAAATTTCTCTGAAATTGCTAGGCCTCTTACTCAATTACTAGTTAAGGATGcacctttcatttttaatgatGCATGTGTGTcttcttttgagttattaaagaaACTTTTGGCCACAGCCCCTATCATGGCTTCGCTTGATTGGGGTCTGCTCTTTGAACTAATGTGCGATGCTAATGACTATACAGTTGGAGCTGTGCTTGGATAAAGGTTTGATAAAATGTTCCAACCCatttattatgctagcaagatGTTAACAGGAGCCCAAGAACATTACACTACTACAGAGAAGGAGTTGTTGGCTGTTGTTTATGCCTTCGACAAATTCTAATCATACCTCGTCTTATCAAAGACCATCGTCTTCACTGACCATTCAGCTTTGAGGCATTTGTTTAATAAGCATGATGCTAAGCCAAGATTGATAAGATGGATTTATTATTGTAGGAGTTCGACATTGAGATTAGAGATAAAAAGGGCACAGAAAATCTGGCAGCAGATCACCTATCTAGACTAGAGAATCCGAGCTTGGAAGCACTTGATGAGAGCATGATAGATGATTGATTTCCAGAGGAGCATTTGTATTCATTGAAGGTATATTTCGATTCtccttggttttctgattatgctaactatCTTGTGGCTAGGGTCTTgccaaagggtatgacttatcagcaatagaagaaattctttgctgatttgaaatactacatttgggaagacCCCTTCCTATATCGAGTGTGTGCAGACCAGGTCATCCGCCGATGTGTTTATGGCAAAGAGAGTCTCTAGATCTTGAGGCACTATCATGAAGGACCTGTAGGAGGCCATTATGCAGCAAACCATACTGCTAGGAAGGTGTTGGATGCAGGCTTTTATTGGCCAACTATCTTCCAGGATGCTAGAACCTTTGTTCAGGTTTGCGACGCTTGTCAGCGCTCAGGTAATATCTCTGCCCGTGATGAAATGCCCCAAAACAGTATGCAAACAGTCGagatatttgatattttgggTATTGACTTCATAGGATCCTTCCCTTCCTCAAATGGTAATAAGTATATCCTTGTGGCTGTTGAGTATTTCTCCAAATGGCCGGAGGCACAGGTCTTACCTATTGACGATGCTAGAGTTATTTGCAGGTTCCTTAAAAGGTTATTTACTAGGTTCGGCACACCTAGAGAGCTAATTAGTGACAGGGGAACACATTTTTGCAACGCTCAATTGGAGAAGGCACTTAGGCGCTATGATGTAACGCAGCGGTTCTCCACTCCCTATCACCCACAAACCAGTGGGCAAGCtgaggttactaataggggtttAAAATGTACCTTAGAGAGAATTGTGGGTGTAAGTCGGAAGGATTGGGCCTTGAAactagatgatgcattatgggcatttagaacTGCATATATGACCTCCATAGGTTCTACGCCCTATAGGCTGGTTTATGGGAAGTCTTGTCATTTACTTGTCAAATTAGAACATAGGGCTCTTTAGGCCCTTaaaacttgcaattttgatttgattctaCAGGTAAGGAAAGACAGTGACAAC
The Ricinus communis isolate WT05 ecotype wild-type chromosome 1, ASM1957865v1, whole genome shotgun sequence DNA segment above includes these coding regions:
- the LOC125369801 gene encoding uncharacterized protein LOC125369801 encodes the protein MKVDRAKIETISKLPLPSSVKAVRSFLGHAGFYRRFITNFSEIARPLTQLLVKDAPFIFNDACVSSFELLKKLLATAPIMASLDWGLLFELMCDANDYTVGADARTFVQVCDACQRSGNISARDEMPQNSMQTVEIFDILGIDFIGSFPSSNGNKYILVAVEYFSKWPEAQVLPIDDARVICRFLKRLFTRFGTPRELISDRGTHFCNAQLEKALRRYDVTQRFSTPYHPQTSGQAEVTNRGLKCTLERIVGVSRKDWALKLDDALWAFRTAYMTSIGSTPYRLVRKDSDNWVNWRNGVNKRKLRSRWSGPFMVKQVFPYGTIELHHPKKGDFKVNGHRLKVYHRNSLETEQRVNMILYLQQ